Proteins co-encoded in one Sander vitreus isolate 19-12246 chromosome 9, sanVit1, whole genome shotgun sequence genomic window:
- the LOC144523112 gene encoding E3 ubiquitin-protein ligase RNF14-like, whose protein sequence is MNADMEEQEDELLAFQSIFDSEEFVRDESKSAGEIRVSVELPSEFIVALKEGETLRQYELSFLPPLLLIFELPEDYPSSSPPSFTLTCSWLTHTQLSALSAQLIDLYQATGGAVVLFSWVQFLKEAALRFLDIHTLLELPSDEHSTQYDSQDSLNAAHSEPKNNQHTPKTGPTDCQSYNVLDPCKPDLSEPSLEVERPIVILADGQDPSISDWSSTDSQGAVALIQNPSNDSNHIAQASDVREAEQTLQTSEFKADLENDLYSAAGQSMRLPFAQSDQSGQEDFLNEGDVSVSLILPSSSSDPQDQSEQGAASLPIDPRESPHNETQTFPGLSQTPSQTLLCQLLIYNATQKQKAFATTVFGCGVCFMGWLGSDCVQLPECGHIFCQACLAEFCKLQITEGNVRAVTCPEADCSATPTPAQVKRLVGEELFSRYDRLLLQSTLDCMADVVYCPRRTCGSAVIVEKSSTAALCSVCRFAFCVTCKKTYHGTGDCRVKRNMNTEIQASIDLPQSEEGLRALLDDYTSGSKKRQSLLESRYGQSRMQNNMEDLLSESWIDSKSKYCPNCFCRIEKNRGCNMMTCSQCRQMFCWACLSRLGNNSGRHFFDTPCSLHQYD, encoded by the exons ATGAATGCGGACATGGAGGAGCAGGAAGACGAACTGCTCGCCTTCCAAAGTATCTTTGATTCGGAGGAGTTCGTCCGGGATGAGTCGAAGTCTGCCGGAGAAATTCGAGTATCTGTTGAGCTGCCTTCAGAGTTTATTGTGGCTCTGAAAGAGG GTGAAACGCTGAGGCAGTATGAGTTATCATTCCTTCCACCTCTGCTGCTGATCTTTGAACTCCCTGAGGACTACccatcctcctcccctccctccttcacCCTCACCTGCAGCTGGctgacacacactcag CTCTCTGCACTGAGTGCTCAGCTCATTGATCTCTACCAGGCCACGGGTGGTGCTGTGGTGCTCTTCTCCTGGGTACAGTTTCTTAAAGAAGCTGCCCTAAGGTTCCTGGACATCCATACTCTGCTGGAGCTCCCCTCTGATGAACACAGCACCCAGTACGATAGCCAGGACTCCTTAAATGCTGCACACTCTGaaccaaaaaataatcaacacaCTCCAAAGACAGGACCCACAGATTGCCAAAGTTATAATGTTTTAGATCCATGTAAACCGGACCTCTCTGAACCATCGTTAGAAGTTGAGCGTCCGATAGTGATTCTTGCTGATGGCCAAGATCCTTCAATCTCAGACTGGAGCAGCACAGACTCTCAGGGAGCTGTGGCATTGATCCAAAACCCTTCTAATGATTCCAACCATATTGCACAGGCCTCAGACGTGAGGGAGGCTGAACAGACCCTCCAAACCTCAGAGTTCAAGGCTGACTTAGAGAATGATCTGTACTCAGCAGCAGGCCAATCGATGCGTCTTCCATTTGCCCAGTCCGATCAAAGTGGCCAGGAAGATTTCTTAAATGAAGGGGATGTTTCAGTCTCATTAATACTTCCCTCTAGCTCCTCAGACCCACAGGATCAAAGTGAACAAGGAGCTGCTTCCCTGCCAATCGACCCCAGAGAATCCCCTCATAATGAAACCCAAACGTTCCCTGGTCTTTCCCAAACTCCGTCACAAACTCTTCTGTGCCAGCTCTTGATCTATAATGCGACTCAGAAACAGAAAGCGTTTGCCACCACAGTGTTTGGCtgtggtgtgtgttttatgGGCTGGCTCGGTTCGGACTGTGTGCAGTTGCCCGAGTGTGGCCACATCTTCTGCCAGGCCTGTCTTGCCGAGTTCTGCAAGCTCCAGATAACAGAGGGGAACGTCCGGGCTGTCACCTGTCCTGAGGCAGACTGCTCTGCCACCCCTACACCTGCACAG GTGAAGCGTCTGGTAGGGGAGGAGCTGTTTAGCCGCTATGATCGTCTCCTGCTACAGTCAACTCTGGACTGCATGGCTG ATGTGGTGTACTGTCCTCGGCGTACCTGTGGTTCAGCCGTCATCGTGGAGAAATCCAGCACTGCAGCTCTGTGCTCTGTGTGCCGCTTTGCCTTCTGTGTCACCTGCAAGAAGACGTACCATGGAACAGGTGACTGTCGGGTAAAGAGGAACATGAACACGGAAATACAAGCCAGTATAGACCTGCCACAGTCAGAAG agggGCTGAGGGCTCTGTTGGACGACTATACCAGTGGCAGTAAGAAGAGGCAGAGCCTCTTGGAGAGCAGATACGGCCAAAGTAGAATGCAGAACAATATGGAAGACCTTCTGAGTGAAAGCTGGATAGACTCCAAAAGCAAATACTGTCCTAACTGCTTCTGCAGAATAGag AAGAACAGAGGATGTAACATGATGACGTGCTCTCAGTGTAGACAGATGTTCTGCTGGGCCTGCCTCTCCAGACTAGGAAATAATTCAGGCAGACACTTTTTTGACACTCCCTGCTCTCTCCACCAATACGACTAG
- the zmat3 gene encoding zinc finger matrin-type protein 3 has translation MLKPPLSLFRHPQQPFHHMESLHQLGPPPMAPTQTLGPPPLAPAQAIGPPTMVPTQTLGPPPMTATHTLRHHPITQPHSLGPPPMAPSQPLGPPPMAHTLGPPPVDHTQAIVPPTMDLIQPLGRPPLNPAQTLGPPPVVAHGAGRFTLPPSPMSSPVAPCPDPSHLPPMPRGPALIQAPMACLIPGPLPGQAAPASEQPQDEGSLLGMEEQEDSLGLGELCKPLYCKLCNVTLNSAQQAQAHYQGKNHSKKLRNFYAGSQQPPAIRIPEVLEGAGQTSLSSGSNDSDAGRQAQYKGATRVILATENDYCKLCDASFSSLAVAQAHYQGKNHAKKLRLAEAQQNSNNMEGSNEAAPRRNRKDGSEYRLVKNRRSPQLPASMPGPYYNPRPRQRIPRDLAMCVTPSGQFYCSMCNCGAEQETDFRQHLESKQHKAKVSELRYRHEMENLGYS, from the exons ATGTTGAAGCCTCCACTGAGTCTCTTCCGCCATCCCCAGCAGCCTTTCCACCACATGGAATCTCTGCACCAGCTGGGACCTCCGCCAATGGCGCCTACGCAGACTCTCGGTCCACCACCCCTTGCCCCTGCTCAGGCGATTGGACCCCCAACGATGGTTCCAACCCAGACACTAGGCCCCCCTCCAATGACTGCTACTCACACATTAAGACATCACCCCATTACCCAACCACACAGCTTAGGCCCGCCTCCAATGGCCCCATCTCAACCACTTGGGCCTCCACCAATGGCACACACCTTGGGTCCCCCACCTGTAGATCACACACAAGCAATAGTGCCTCCAACCATGGACCTCATACAACCGTTGGGGCGTCCACCTCTGAACCCTGCACAAACACTGGGGCCCCCACCTGTAGTGGCGCATGGAGCCGGTCGATTCACCCTCCCTCCCAGCCCCATGTCCTCCCCTGTTGCTCCGTGCCCAGACCCTTCACACCTGCCCCCAATGCCCCGAGGACCGGCCCTCATCCAAGCCCCTATGGCCTGCCTCATCCCTGGTCCTCTCCCAGGTCAGGCAGCCCCAGCCAGCGAGCAGCCCCAGGATGAGGGCTCTCTGCTTGGGATGGAGGAGCAGGAAGACTCTCTGGGGTTGGGGGAACTGTGTAAACCACTGTACTGTAAACTCTGCAACGTTACCCTCAACTCTGCTCAGCAGGCACAGGCTCACTACCAG GGGAAAAACCATAGTAAAAAGTTGAGAAATTTCTATGCTGGCAGTCAACAGCCTCCAGCCATCAGGATTCCAGAAGTCCTTGAGGGGGCTGGCCAGACATCCCTCAGCTCAGGATCAAACGACAGTGATGCAGGCAGGCAG GCGCAGTATAAGGGGGCGACTCGGGTCATCTTGGCCACAGAGAACGACTATTGTAAGCTGTGTGACGCCTCCTTCAGTTCACTGGCAGTTGCACAGGCCCACTATCAGGGCAAGAACCACGCCAAGAAGCTACGGCTCGCTGAGGCCCAACAGAACTCCAATAACAT GGAGGGCAGCAATGAGGCAGCCCCaagaagaaacagaaaagaTGGCAGTGAGTACAGACTGGTGAAAAACCGCCGCAGCCCACAGCTACCTGCTTCCATGCCag GGCCGTACTACAACCCCAGACCGAGGCAGCGCATCCCCAGGGACTTGGCCATGTGCGTGACTCCCAGCGGTCAGTTCTACTGCTCCATGTGCAACTGCGGAGCCGAGCAGGAGACGGACTTCAGGCAGCATCTGGAGAGTAAGCAGCACAAAGCAAAAGTGTCGGAGTTAAGATACCGCCACGAGATGGAGAACCTTGGCTACAGCTAA